From Triticum urartu cultivar G1812 chromosome 2, Tu2.1, whole genome shotgun sequence, a single genomic window includes:
- the LOC125536331 gene encoding EEF1A lysine methyltransferase 4, giving the protein MADDVAPCTASGYLDPSYWDERFGKEEHYEWFKDYSHFRHLLAPLLSPSLSVLEVGCGNSRLGEELLREGVTGGVTCIDLSPVAVQRMRDRLAEQGTSGVDVVVADMLDLPFESDSFDLVIEKGTMDVLFVDSGDPWNPNPTTVDNVTKMLEGIHKVLKPDGKFVSITFGQPHFRRRFFEAPEFTWSVEWNTFGDGFHYFFYTLQKGKRSPESNGHQVTLPAAPSFNMLHEELESEDYIFRTNVDEL; this is encoded by the exons ATGGCGGACGACGTCGCCCCGTGCACCGCATCCGGCTACCTCGACCCTTCTTACTG GGACGAGCGGTTCGGGAAGGAGGAGCACTACGAGTGGTTCAAGGACTACTCCCACTTCCGCCACCTCCTCGCCCCGCtcctctccccctccctctcG GTTCTGGAGGTCGGCTGCGGCAATTCGCGGCTCGGGGAGGAGCTCTTGCGGGAGGGCGTCACCGGCGGCGTCACCTGCATCGACCTCTCGCCGGTCGCCGTCCAGAGGATGCGCGACAGACTGGCGGAGCAGGGCACCAGTG GTGTGGATGTGGTGGTGGCTGACATGCTTGACCTTCCATTCGAGAGCGACAGCTTCGACCTTGTGATCGAGAAAGGGACCATG GATGTGTTGTTTGTGGACAGTGGTGATCCATGGAACCCCAATCCTACAACAGTGGATAATGTAACCAAAATGCTTGAAGGTATCCACAAGGTTTTGAAGCCAGATGGCAAATTTGTATCAATTACCTTTGGACAG CCACACTTCCGTCGTCGATTTTTTGAAGCACCTGAGTTTACAtggtctgtcgagtggaacacctttGGCGATGGCTTCCATTATTTCTTCTACACCCTTCAGAAG GGCAAGAGGTCACCAGAGTCCAACGGTCACCAAGTTACATTACCTGCTGCTCCAAGCTTCAATATGCTCCATGAAGAGCTCGAAAGCGAGGATTACATATTCCGCACAAATGTTGATGAGTTATAA